The following are from one region of the Rhizobacter sp. AJA081-3 genome:
- the purN gene encoding phosphoribosylglycinamide formyltransferase translates to MKNIVVLISGRGSNMEAIVQACATEGWNARIAAVVSNRPEASGLAFARARGIATAVVDHQRYDSREAFDAELARVIDGFSPDVLVLGGFMRILTPGFVSHYAGRMVNVHPSLLPAFAGLHTHRRAIDAGCKAAGATVHFVTAELDHGPIIAQAVVPVLPGDSEQTLAARVLAREHMIYPRAVRWIVDDLLRVEGASVRHLRGEPQLLT, encoded by the coding sequence ATGAAGAACATCGTCGTCCTGATCTCGGGACGCGGCTCCAACATGGAAGCCATCGTGCAGGCCTGCGCGACGGAGGGCTGGAACGCGCGCATCGCCGCCGTGGTCAGCAACCGGCCCGAGGCCAGCGGGCTGGCTTTTGCCCGCGCGCGCGGCATCGCCACGGCGGTGGTCGACCACCAGCGCTACGACTCGCGAGAGGCCTTCGACGCCGAACTCGCGCGTGTCATCGACGGCTTCTCGCCCGACGTGCTGGTGCTGGGCGGCTTCATGCGCATCCTCACGCCCGGTTTCGTATCGCACTATGCCGGCCGCATGGTGAACGTGCATCCGTCCCTGCTGCCGGCGTTCGCTGGCCTGCACACGCACCGCCGCGCCATCGACGCCGGCTGCAAGGCGGCCGGCGCCACCGTGCACTTCGTCACCGCCGAACTCGACCATGGCCCCATCATCGCGCAGGCGGTGGTGCCGGTGCTGCCCGGCGACTCCGAACAGACCCTCGCCGCGCGCGTGCTGGCGCGCGAACACATGATCTACCCGCGTGCCGTGCGCTGGATCGTCGACGACCTGCTGCGTGTGGAGGGTGCCAGCGTGCGCCACCTGCGTGGCGAACCGCAACTGCTGACCTGA
- a CDS encoding RsmB/NOP family class I SAM-dependent RNA methyltransferase, with protein MHPNALLELATELVHRVLQFKQPADNIVSDFFREHRALGSRERHTLAETTYTVLRQRLLFQHLAQSGKGEMERRLAILAWQGNEGFLRAALSEPEQHWIAQVQAVDRSALPEKLRHNLPEWLAERLHAELGEDFWPFVDSMSAAAPLDLRVNTFKAKRDEVKAALAAAGVEAEPTPFSPMGLRIHGKPALHKLDVFTRGDVEVQDEGSQLLALMVDAKRGEMVVDFCAGAGGKTLALGAAMRNTGRLYAFDTSGHRLAALKPRLARSGLSNVYPVQIAHERDDRIKRLAGKIDRVLVDAPCSGLGTLRRNPDMKWRQTPEAIEELRVKQAAILASAARLLKPGGRLVYATCSLLGVENEAIADAFTEANRATFRPLQAEEVLAAAHVQGAQGLVRNGCLRLWPHRHGTDGFFAAVWQRS; from the coding sequence ATGCACCCCAACGCCCTGCTCGAACTCGCCACTGAACTGGTGCACCGCGTGCTGCAGTTCAAGCAACCGGCCGACAACATCGTGTCGGACTTCTTCCGCGAGCACCGCGCGCTCGGCAGCCGCGAGCGCCACACGCTGGCCGAGACCACCTACACCGTGCTGCGCCAGCGCCTGCTGTTCCAGCATCTGGCCCAGTCAGGCAAGGGCGAGATGGAGCGGCGGCTGGCGATCCTCGCCTGGCAGGGCAACGAAGGTTTCCTGCGCGCCGCGCTCAGCGAGCCCGAACAACACTGGATCGCCCAGGTACAGGCGGTCGACCGTTCGGCGCTGCCCGAGAAACTGCGCCATAACCTGCCCGAGTGGTTGGCCGAGCGGCTGCATGCCGAACTGGGCGAGGACTTCTGGCCCTTCGTCGATAGCATGAGCGCCGCGGCGCCGCTCGACCTGCGTGTCAACACCTTCAAGGCCAAGCGCGACGAAGTGAAGGCGGCGCTCGCCGCAGCCGGCGTCGAGGCCGAACCCACGCCGTTCTCGCCGATGGGGCTGCGCATCCACGGAAAGCCGGCGCTGCACAAGCTCGACGTCTTCACCCGCGGCGACGTCGAGGTGCAGGACGAGGGCAGCCAGCTGCTCGCTCTGATGGTCGATGCCAAGCGCGGCGAAATGGTCGTCGATTTCTGCGCGGGTGCCGGCGGCAAGACGCTCGCGCTGGGCGCGGCGATGCGCAACACCGGGCGCCTCTATGCCTTCGACACCTCGGGCCATCGCCTGGCCGCGCTCAAGCCGCGGCTGGCGCGCAGTGGCCTGTCTAACGTCTATCCGGTGCAGATCGCCCACGAGCGCGACGACCGCATCAAGCGCCTGGCCGGCAAGATCGACCGGGTGCTGGTGGACGCGCCCTGCTCGGGGCTGGGCACGCTGCGCCGCAACCCGGACATGAAATGGCGGCAGACGCCCGAAGCCATCGAGGAATTGCGCGTCAAGCAGGCGGCCATCCTGGCCAGCGCCGCTCGGCTGCTCAAGCCGGGCGGCCGGCTGGTCTACGCCACCTGCAGCCTGCTGGGCGTCGAGAACGAAGCGATTGCCGACGCCTTCACCGAGGCCAACCGGGCCACGTTCCGTCCGCTGCAAGCCGAAGAAGTGCTGGCCGCAGCGCACGTGCAGGGTGCACAGGGTCTGGTGCGCAACGGCTGCCTGAGGCTGTGGCCGCATCGGCACGGAACCGATGGATTTTTCGCAGCGGTGTGGCAACGGTCTTGA
- a CDS encoding fatty acid desaturase, which translates to MNILMSVWEGLVAWLAHGLVETTWWQVLLFTLVVTHITISAVTIFLHRAQAHRALELGPIPSHFFRFWLWLTTGMVTKEFVAVHRKHHAKCETEEDPHSPQTRGIKALLLTGVELYRAEAKIPETLAKYGHNTPDDWIERNLYTRYSWQGVGVMLILDLMLFGGIGATVWAVQMLWIPVMATGIINGIGHWWGYRNFESPDASTNVSPWGILIGGEELHNNHHTYATSAKFSVKPYEFDIGWLYIRAMQAIGWATVRKTPPKLALGTVKPVADDKTLEAIIANRYEVMAKYANELRAACGVELERLKAQGGENTARWKEMLLAKRWLHRDEDKIPSELKASVAQAAAGSPALAKLVAMREELRQLWTRSNVSAEQLVVDLQAWCRKAEDSGIAALQEFSLKLRSAHA; encoded by the coding sequence ATGAACATTCTGATGTCGGTGTGGGAGGGTCTGGTTGCTTGGCTGGCCCATGGGCTGGTCGAGACCACGTGGTGGCAGGTGCTCCTGTTCACGCTGGTCGTCACGCACATCACCATTTCCGCGGTCACGATCTTCCTGCACCGCGCCCAGGCGCACCGCGCGCTGGAACTCGGCCCGATCCCGTCGCATTTCTTCCGCTTCTGGCTGTGGCTCACCACGGGCATGGTGACGAAGGAGTTCGTCGCCGTGCACCGCAAGCACCACGCCAAGTGCGAGACCGAAGAAGACCCGCACAGCCCGCAGACGCGCGGCATCAAGGCGCTGCTGCTGACCGGCGTCGAGCTCTACCGCGCCGAGGCCAAGATTCCCGAAACGCTCGCCAAGTACGGCCACAACACGCCGGACGACTGGATCGAGCGCAACCTCTACACCCGCTACAGCTGGCAGGGCGTGGGCGTGATGCTGATCCTCGACCTGATGCTCTTCGGCGGCATCGGCGCCACGGTGTGGGCAGTACAGATGCTGTGGATCCCCGTGATGGCCACCGGCATCATCAACGGCATCGGGCACTGGTGGGGCTACCGCAACTTCGAGTCGCCCGACGCGTCGACCAACGTCTCGCCCTGGGGCATCCTGATCGGCGGCGAGGAACTGCACAACAATCACCATACCTACGCCACCTCGGCGAAGTTCTCGGTCAAGCCCTACGAATTCGACATCGGCTGGCTGTACATCCGCGCCATGCAGGCCATCGGCTGGGCCACCGTGCGCAAGACGCCGCCCAAGCTGGCGCTGGGCACCGTCAAGCCGGTGGCGGACGACAAGACACTCGAGGCCATCATCGCCAACCGCTACGAGGTGATGGCGAAATACGCGAACGAACTTCGCGCTGCCTGCGGTGTCGAGCTCGAGCGGCTGAAGGCGCAAGGCGGCGAGAACACCGCGCGCTGGAAGGAAATGCTGCTGGCCAAGCGCTGGCTGCACCGCGACGAGGACAAGATCCCTTCGGAGCTCAAAGCAAGCGTGGCCCAGGCCGCTGCCGGCTCACCGGCGCTGGCCAAGCTGGTGGCCATGCGCGAGGAACTGCGCCAGCTCTGGACGCGCAGCAACGTGTCGGCCGAGCAACTGGTAGTGGACCTGCAGGCCTGGTGCCGCAAGGCCGAGGACAGCGGCATCGCCGCGCTGCAGGAGTTCTCGCTCAAGCTGCGTTCTGCGCACGCGTAA
- the rpmG gene encoding 50S ribosomal protein L33 has translation MAKGGREKIKLESSAGTGHFYTTDKNKKTTPEKLEIMKFDPKARKHVKYKETKLK, from the coding sequence ATGGCCAAAGGTGGACGCGAGAAGATCAAGCTGGAGTCGTCGGCCGGCACGGGTCACTTCTACACGACTGACAAGAACAAGAAGACGACGCCCGAGAAGCTCGAGATCATGAAGTTCGATCCGAAGGCTCGCAAGCACGTGAAGTACAAGGAAACCAAGCTGAAGTAA
- the rpmB gene encoding 50S ribosomal protein L28: MARVCQVTGKGPMVGNNVSHANNKTKRRFLPNLQYRRFWLETENRWVRLRITNAALRLIDKVGIEQVVADLRARGEI; this comes from the coding sequence ATGGCACGCGTCTGTCAAGTCACGGGTAAAGGCCCGATGGTCGGAAACAATGTTTCCCACGCCAACAATAAAACGAAGCGTCGCTTCCTGCCCAACCTGCAGTACCGCCGCTTCTGGCTGGAAACCGAGAACCGCTGGGTGCGTCTGCGCATCACGAACGCTGCTCTGCGCCTGATCGACAAGGTCGGCATCGAGCAAGTCGTGGCCGACCTGCGCGCGCGCGGCGAGATCTGA
- the trxB gene encoding thioredoxin-disulfide reductase, translating into MSSNSMHAHVLILGSGPAGYTAAVYAARANLKPVLITGIAQGGQLMTTTDVDNWPADVDGVMGPDLMQRFQKHAERFNTQIVFDHINQVDFSKRPFTLKGDSGTYTCDALVIATGASAKYLGLPSEEAFMGRGVSGCATCDGFFYRGQEVAVVGGGNTAVEEALYLSNIATKVHLVHRRDKFRAEPIMVDKLMDKVKAGSMQLHLWHTLDEVLGDASGVTGVRLKDTRSGSTTDLALKGCFIAIGHQPNTDIFKGQLEMKDGYIITKGGSQGMATMTSVPGVFAAGDVQDHVYRQAITSAGTGCMAALDAQRFLET; encoded by the coding sequence ATGAGTTCGAACTCCATGCATGCCCATGTCCTGATCCTCGGATCGGGCCCCGCCGGCTACACGGCCGCGGTGTACGCCGCCCGCGCCAACCTCAAGCCGGTGCTGATCACCGGCATTGCTCAGGGCGGCCAGTTGATGACCACCACCGACGTGGACAACTGGCCCGCCGACGTCGATGGCGTGATGGGCCCCGACCTGATGCAGCGTTTCCAGAAGCACGCCGAGCGCTTCAACACGCAGATCGTCTTCGACCACATCAACCAAGTCGACTTCTCCAAGCGCCCGTTCACGCTCAAGGGCGACTCCGGCACCTACACCTGCGACGCGCTGGTGATCGCCACCGGCGCCAGCGCCAAGTACCTCGGCCTTCCCTCGGAAGAGGCCTTCATGGGCCGCGGCGTGAGCGGCTGCGCCACCTGCGACGGCTTCTTCTACCGCGGCCAGGAAGTGGCCGTGGTCGGCGGCGGCAACACGGCTGTCGAGGAGGCGCTGTACCTGTCGAACATCGCCACCAAGGTGCACCTCGTGCACCGGCGCGACAAGTTCCGCGCCGAGCCGATCATGGTCGACAAGCTGATGGACAAGGTGAAGGCCGGCTCCATGCAACTGCACCTGTGGCACACGCTCGACGAGGTGCTGGGCGACGCCTCGGGCGTCACCGGCGTGCGCCTGAAGGACACGCGCAGCGGTTCCACCACCGACCTGGCGCTCAAGGGCTGCTTCATCGCCATCGGCCACCAGCCGAACACCGACATCTTCAAGGGCCAGTTGGAGATGAAGGACGGCTACATCATCACCAAGGGCGGCAGCCAGGGCATGGCGACGATGACCAGCGTGCCGGGCGTGTTCGCTGCCGGCGACGTGCAGGATCACGTCTACCGCCAGGCGATCACCAGCGCGGGAACCGGCTGCATGGCTGCCCTGGACGCCCAGCGCTTCCTGGAGACGTGA
- a CDS encoding Crp/Fnr family transcriptional regulator, with translation MAMLSNLDLIRRVPLFSMLTNDQAQSIADSVVKRRFRRGEIIVEHNKKSNALFILLTGRARVLTSDSRGREVILAVLQPGDYVGEMSLIDNEPHSATVRAEVQTDMLILGRAEFARCLPENSSLSYAIMRGLVQRLRSADRQIESLALLDVYGRVARALLDMAEMEGEVKIIRNKVSRQDLAKIVGASREMVSRVMKDLEERGMVHTQENGSVIIKEQLTG, from the coding sequence ATGGCGATGCTCTCCAACCTGGACCTGATCCGGCGCGTGCCGCTGTTTTCGATGCTGACGAACGATCAGGCGCAGAGCATCGCCGACAGCGTGGTCAAGCGGCGGTTCCGCCGAGGCGAAATCATCGTCGAGCACAACAAGAAGTCGAACGCCCTGTTCATCCTGCTGACGGGCCGCGCCCGCGTTCTGACCTCGGACTCGCGCGGCCGCGAAGTCATCCTGGCGGTGCTGCAGCCCGGCGACTACGTCGGCGAGATGAGCCTGATCGACAACGAGCCGCACTCGGCGACGGTGCGCGCCGAAGTGCAGACCGACATGCTCATCCTGGGCCGTGCCGAGTTCGCGCGCTGCCTGCCGGAGAACTCCAGCCTGTCCTACGCGATCATGCGCGGCCTGGTGCAGCGCCTGCGCAGCGCCGACCGCCAGATCGAGTCGCTGGCGCTGCTCGACGTCTACGGCCGCGTGGCGCGCGCGCTGCTCGACATGGCCGAGATGGAAGGCGAAGTGAAGATCATCCGCAACAAGGTGTCGCGCCAGGACCTGGCCAAGATCGTCGGCGCCTCGCGCGAGATGGTCAGCCGCGTCATGAAGGACCTGGAAGAGCGCGGCATGGTCCACACGCAGGAAAACGGCTCGGTGATCATCAAGGAGCAGCTCACGGGCTGA
- a CDS encoding YgiQ family radical SAM protein, with translation MTTALDTRRAPVADRPLTGYRPYWAKRFGTAPFLPMSRAEMEALGWDSCDIVIISGDAYVDHPSFGMAVIGRTLEAQGFRVGIIAQPDWQSAEPFKALGRPNLFFGVTAGNMDSMINRYTADRKIRSDDAYTPGGQGGQRPDRAALVYAQRCKEAWNDVPIVMGGIEASLRRIAHYDYWQDKVRRSMLVDAKCDLLLYGNAERAIIEIAHRLAAREPVERITDVRGTAFMRRTVDPTAQGWFEIDSTEVDRPGRIDSHINPYQTTSEQAAEQGGTCAKEDGAGPMGAAVQPIRFVPSVSGKLNLPPRERTVIRLPSYEQVKSDAVLYAHANRVLHLETNPGNARALVQRHGDRDVWLNPPPIPLTTAEMDHVFDLPYARSPHPSYADETGGHDGPTKIPAWEMIRFSVNIMRGCFGGCTFCSITEHEGRIIQSRSEDSVIREIEEIRDKVKGFTGVISDLGGPTANMYRIGCKSPEIEAACRKPSCVYPGICANLNTDHGPLIHMYRRARALRGVKKILIGSGLRYDLAVKSPEYIKELVTHHVGGYLKIAPEHTEDGPLSKMMKPGMGSYERFKQLFDKFSAEAGKKQYLIPYFIAAHPGTRDEDMMNLAMWLKKNGFRADQVQTFYPSPMATATAMYHSGLNPLKGISRDPARAEKVDIVRGEKRRRLHKAFLRYHDANNWPLLREALKAMGRADLIGNGKHHLVPTFQPATDGSYQSARRKNSTSTGTKTSPVTKGRILTQHTGLPPRKTK, from the coding sequence GTGACCACCGCCCTCGACACCCGCCGCGCCCCCGTCGCCGACCGGCCCCTGACCGGCTATCGGCCCTACTGGGCCAAGCGCTTCGGCACGGCGCCGTTCCTGCCGATGAGCCGCGCCGAGATGGAGGCGCTGGGCTGGGACAGCTGCGACATCGTCATCATCAGCGGCGACGCCTATGTCGACCACCCCAGCTTCGGCATGGCAGTGATCGGCCGCACGCTGGAGGCGCAGGGCTTTCGCGTCGGCATCATCGCGCAGCCCGACTGGCAGTCGGCCGAGCCCTTCAAGGCGCTGGGCCGCCCGAACCTGTTCTTCGGCGTCACCGCCGGGAACATGGATTCGATGATCAACCGCTACACCGCCGATCGCAAGATCCGCAGCGACGACGCCTACACGCCGGGCGGGCAGGGCGGCCAACGGCCCGACCGCGCCGCGCTGGTCTACGCCCAGCGCTGCAAGGAGGCCTGGAACGACGTGCCCATCGTGATGGGCGGCATCGAGGCCTCGCTGCGCCGCATCGCGCACTACGACTACTGGCAGGACAAGGTGCGCCGCTCGATGCTGGTCGATGCCAAGTGCGACCTGCTGCTGTATGGCAATGCCGAGCGCGCCATCATCGAGATCGCGCACCGCCTGGCCGCGCGCGAGCCGGTCGAGCGCATCACCGACGTGCGCGGCACAGCCTTCATGCGCCGCACCGTCGACCCGACGGCGCAGGGCTGGTTCGAGATCGATTCGACCGAGGTCGACCGCCCCGGCCGCATCGACAGCCACATCAACCCCTACCAGACGACCAGCGAGCAGGCCGCGGAACAAGGTGGCACCTGCGCCAAGGAAGATGGCGCCGGCCCGATGGGCGCAGCCGTGCAGCCGATCCGCTTCGTGCCCTCGGTCAGCGGCAAGCTGAACCTTCCGCCGCGCGAGCGCACGGTGATCCGCCTGCCCAGCTACGAGCAGGTGAAGAGCGACGCGGTGCTGTATGCACACGCCAACCGCGTGCTGCACCTCGAGACCAACCCCGGCAATGCGCGCGCACTCGTGCAACGGCATGGCGACCGCGACGTGTGGCTGAACCCACCGCCCATCCCGCTGACCACCGCCGAGATGGACCATGTGTTCGACCTGCCCTACGCGCGCAGCCCGCACCCGAGCTACGCCGACGAGACCGGCGGCCACGACGGGCCGACGAAGATCCCCGCCTGGGAGATGATCCGCTTCAGCGTGAACATCATGCGCGGCTGCTTCGGCGGCTGCACCTTCTGCTCGATCACGGAGCACGAGGGCCGCATCATCCAGAGCCGCAGCGAGGACTCGGTGATCCGCGAGATCGAGGAGATCCGCGACAAGGTCAAGGGCTTCACCGGCGTCATCAGCGACCTCGGCGGGCCGACCGCCAACATGTATCGCATCGGCTGCAAGAGCCCGGAGATCGAGGCCGCCTGCCGCAAGCCGAGCTGCGTCTACCCGGGCATCTGCGCGAACCTGAACACCGACCACGGGCCGCTGATCCACATGTACCGGCGCGCGCGTGCGCTGCGCGGCGTGAAGAAGATCCTCATCGGCTCGGGGCTGCGCTACGACCTGGCGGTGAAGTCGCCCGAGTACATCAAGGAGCTGGTCACCCACCACGTCGGCGGCTACCTGAAGATCGCGCCCGAGCACACCGAGGACGGCCCGCTGTCCAAGATGATGAAGCCGGGCATGGGCAGCTACGAGCGCTTCAAGCAGCTGTTCGACAAGTTCAGCGCCGAGGCCGGCAAGAAGCAGTACCTGATCCCGTACTTCATCGCCGCGCACCCCGGCACGCGCGACGAGGACATGATGAACCTCGCGATGTGGCTGAAGAAGAACGGCTTCCGCGCCGACCAGGTGCAGACCTTCTACCCGAGCCCGATGGCCACGGCCACGGCGATGTACCACTCTGGCCTGAACCCGCTGAAAGGCATCAGCCGTGACCCGGCGCGCGCCGAGAAGGTCGACATCGTGCGCGGCGAGAAGCGCCGCCGCCTGCACAAGGCCTTCCTGCGCTACCACGACGCCAACAACTGGCCGCTGCTGCGCGAGGCGTTGAAGGCCATGGGCCGCGCCGACCTCATCGGCAACGGCAAGCACCACCTGGTGCCGACTTTCCAGCCGGCGACCGACGGAAGCTACCAGAGTGCGCGGCGCAAGAACTCGACCAGCACGGGCACGAAGACCTCACCCGTCACCAAGGGCCGCATCCTCACGCAGCACACCGGGCTGCCGCCGAGGAAGACCAAGTAG
- a CDS encoding acyl-CoA thioesterase, which produces MPMPADANGNGDIFGGWIMAQVDLAGAVLPARIAKGRIVTVAVNQFIFKQPVSVGDLLSFYAKVERIGTTSITVNVEVYAERNPANLQVVKVTDANLTYVAIDNQGQPRKIPKD; this is translated from the coding sequence ATGCCGATGCCGGCCGACGCCAACGGCAACGGCGACATCTTCGGCGGCTGGATCATGGCGCAGGTCGACCTGGCCGGCGCCGTGCTGCCGGCACGCATCGCCAAGGGGCGCATCGTCACCGTGGCGGTGAACCAGTTCATCTTCAAGCAGCCGGTGTCGGTGGGCGACCTGCTGAGCTTCTACGCCAAGGTCGAGCGCATCGGCACCACCTCGATCACAGTCAACGTCGAGGTCTACGCCGAGCGCAACCCTGCCAACCTGCAGGTGGTGAAGGTGACCGACGCCAACCTCACCTACGTGGCCATCGACAACCAGGGCCAGCCGCGCAAGATCCCGAAGGACTGA
- a CDS encoding ABC transporter ATP-binding protein/permease: MRSHSLPVQPAPAPAPGATRSDWRTLRKLAPYVWQWRWRVLIALSFLVAAKLANVGVPLVLKNLVDALDLKPGDARSVLVVPVALLFAYGALRVSVTLFTELREFLFYPVAARIARRVSLETFDHLLSLSLRFHLERQTGGVSRDMERGSRAIHSLLNYTIYNILPTLVEMTLVISLLSAKFDGWFAVITLTALVLYVTFTVTVTEWRTHFRRAMNEQDSKANTKAVDALINYETVKYFSNEPFEQTRYDENLRQLEKASVKSQTSLSLLNVGQSMIITVTVLLLVWRATVGVVEGTMTLGDLVLVNALMIQLYIPLNFLGVIYREIKQSMIDMEKMFTLLGQHREVADAPGALPLSTQGGTVRFEDVHFGYDTDREILHGVSFEIPAGKTVAVVGPSGSGKSTLARLMFRFYDVSTGRIVIDGQDIRSVTQKSLRQAIGIVPQDTVLFNDTVEYNIAYGRPGASRTEVEEAARAAHIHSFITSTPKGYDTMVGERGLKLSGGEKQRVAIARTLLKNPPVLIFDEATSALDSANERAIQEELKSAARNKTALVIAHRLSTVADAHQILVMEQGRIVERGTHAELLARDGRYAEMWRLQQSGADEAEVAEPI, encoded by the coding sequence ATGAGAAGCCACAGCCTGCCCGTCCAGCCCGCACCGGCGCCCGCTCCCGGCGCCACGCGGTCGGACTGGCGCACGCTGCGCAAGCTCGCTCCTTACGTATGGCAGTGGCGCTGGCGGGTGCTGATCGCGCTGTCGTTCCTGGTGGCGGCCAAGCTGGCCAACGTCGGCGTGCCGCTGGTGCTGAAGAACCTGGTCGACGCGCTCGACCTGAAGCCCGGCGATGCCCGCAGCGTGCTGGTGGTGCCGGTGGCATTGCTGTTCGCCTACGGCGCACTGCGCGTGTCGGTGACGCTGTTCACCGAACTGCGCGAGTTCCTCTTCTACCCGGTGGCGGCGCGCATCGCGCGGCGCGTGTCGCTGGAAACCTTCGACCACCTGCTGTCGCTGAGCCTGCGCTTCCACCTCGAGCGCCAGACCGGCGGCGTCTCGCGCGACATGGAGCGCGGCTCGCGCGCGATCCATTCGCTGCTCAACTACACGATCTACAACATCCTGCCCACGCTGGTGGAGATGACGCTGGTGATCTCACTGCTGTCGGCCAAGTTCGACGGCTGGTTCGCGGTCATCACGCTGACCGCGCTGGTGCTGTACGTGACCTTCACGGTGACGGTGACCGAATGGCGCACGCATTTCCGCCGTGCCATGAACGAGCAGGACAGCAAGGCCAACACCAAGGCGGTCGACGCGCTGATCAACTACGAGACCGTCAAGTACTTCAGCAACGAGCCCTTCGAGCAGACCCGCTACGACGAGAACCTGCGCCAGCTCGAGAAGGCCTCGGTCAAGTCGCAGACCTCGCTGTCGCTGCTCAACGTCGGCCAGAGCATGATCATCACGGTCACCGTGCTGCTGCTGGTGTGGCGCGCCACGGTCGGCGTGGTCGAGGGCACCATGACGCTGGGCGACCTGGTGCTCGTCAACGCGCTGATGATCCAGCTCTACATCCCGCTGAACTTCCTCGGTGTGATCTACCGCGAGATCAAGCAGTCGATGATCGACATGGAGAAGATGTTCACGCTGCTCGGCCAGCACCGCGAGGTGGCCGATGCGCCGGGGGCGCTGCCGCTGTCGACCCAGGGCGGCACCGTGCGCTTCGAGGACGTGCACTTCGGCTACGACACCGACCGCGAGATCCTGCACGGCGTGAGCTTCGAGATCCCGGCGGGCAAGACGGTGGCCGTGGTCGGCCCCTCGGGCTCGGGCAAGAGCACGCTGGCGCGGCTGATGTTCCGCTTCTACGACGTGAGCACCGGGCGCATCGTGATCGACGGGCAGGACATCCGCTCGGTGACGCAGAAGAGCCTGCGCCAGGCCATCGGCATCGTGCCGCAGGACACGGTGCTGTTCAACGACACGGTGGAATACAACATCGCCTACGGCCGCCCCGGCGCGTCGCGTACGGAGGTGGAAGAGGCAGCGCGCGCGGCGCACATCCACAGCTTCATCACGTCCACGCCGAAGGGCTACGACACCATGGTCGGCGAGCGCGGCCTCAAGCTCAGCGGCGGCGAGAAGCAGCGTGTCGCGATCGCGCGCACGCTGCTGAAGAACCCGCCGGTGCTGATCTTCGACGAGGCCACCTCGGCGCTGGACTCGGCCAACGAGCGAGCCATCCAGGAAGAGCTCAAGAGCGCGGCGCGCAACAAGACGGCGCTGGTGATTGCGCATCGCCTGTCCACCGTGGCCGACGCCCACCAGATCCTGGTGATGGAGCAGGGCCGCATCGTCGAGCGCGGCACGCACGCCGAGTTGCTGGCGCGGGACGGCCGCTACGCCGAGATGTGGCGGCTGCAGCAAAGCGGTGCCGACGAGGCCGAGGTCGCCGAGCCGATCTGA